AGGATTGCGGAATTGATTGAAAGAGACAAAGAAGAACTGGCTTACTTAGAATCCTTGGACACTGGCAAGACAGTAGAAGAAAGCCGGGGAGACATGGATGATATCGCTGGGGTGTTTCGTTATTATGGAGAACTTGCTGATAAAGATGGCGGGGAGCTAATTGAATCTCCAGTTCCAAACTCTACCAGTAAAGTGGTTCACGAGCCAGTTGGTGTTTGTGGACAAATTACTCCATGGAATTATCCTCTACTTCAAGCGTCCTGGAAACTGGCTCCAGCGCTTGCAACTGGAAATACGTTAATCATGAAGCCAAGTGAAATTACACCGCTAACTACTATTAAAGTATTTGAGCTAATAGAAGAGGCGGAAGTGCCTGCTGGTGTTGCGAACCTCGTTCTTGGTGCAGGTGATACAGTTGGCGCAGAACTATCTAGTAACACAGATGTAGACCTTATTTCTTTTACAGGTGGCATTGAGACTGGGAAGAAAATTATGCAAGCGGCAAGCGTCAATGTGAAGAAACTCGCACTTGAGCTTGGCGGGAAAAACCCAAACATCATTTTTGCTGACACTGACTTTGACCTTGCTGTTGATCAAGCAATGAATGGAGTATTCTTCCACGCAGGGCAAATATGTTCCGCTGGTACAAGATTGATTGTTGAAGAAACGATTCACGATGAATTCGTGAACGCGCTAGTGCAAAGGGTCAAAAAATTCAAGCTGGGAAGTGGATTTGAAGAGGCTACTCAAATGGGACCGCTTATTTCAGCTGAACACCTTGCAAAAGTAGAAAAGTATGTAGAAACAGGGTTGAAAGAAGGCGCTACACTAGCAGTTGGTGGAAGTCGCCCAGAAAATCCAGAATTACAAAAAGGATTTTTCTACTTGCCTACTATTTTT
The sequence above is drawn from the Pontibacillus yanchengensis genome and encodes:
- the betB gene encoding betaine-aldehyde dehydrogenase, which translates into the protein MDLKLQHYINGEWVGADSDNTRRIINPFNQEVISVVPEGNESEAKTAIAAAREAFDNGEWTNTPATERGAIVKRIAELIERDKEELAYLESLDTGKTVEESRGDMDDIAGVFRYYGELADKDGGELIESPVPNSTSKVVHEPVGVCGQITPWNYPLLQASWKLAPALATGNTLIMKPSEITPLTTIKVFELIEEAEVPAGVANLVLGAGDTVGAELSSNTDVDLISFTGGIETGKKIMQAASVNVKKLALELGGKNPNIIFADTDFDLAVDQAMNGVFFHAGQICSAGTRLIVEETIHDEFVNALVQRVKKFKLGSGFEEATQMGPLISAEHLAKVEKYVETGLKEGATLAVGGSRPENPELQKGFFYLPTIFTGCTTDMDIVQEEAFGPIITVEKFRAEGEAVKLANDSIYGLAGGVFTNDIAKAERCAAKMRMGTVWINEFNLYFPHAPWGGYKQSGIGRELGRLGLEEYTETKHVFQNLKPEPLNWF